Proteins encoded in a region of the Haloarcula sp. CBA1129 genome:
- a CDS encoding DolP-mannose mannosyltransferase, with translation MAPDAGIFQHLGWYLTRGGRLYVDAWEPKFPLSYETTGILALLSGGDMYQLHFLSVVVMSAAVCAIVGLVVILVHDITGDDIAAPLAGLSMFLLPGFAVRPAYGFKAKYLLVLCGLLAIYLYTRGYPALSGVAAAASVGYWQAGVIFPLVVVGLAIQQRDMQSLERVVAGGLGFTVVMLMPVFLLWHSVSEMVVQVFLVPLQTEEHASLLARLVAGVVHFKWASPLVLLGGLGLAHTTRCCFTGNDGVVGRTDWWVPAGAAWFAFLILFVDFETGGYTDLIPGLVFVAIGIGMIATMLRDRQQTKYLGLALALVLVVNVAFLGSVGVVFTSVETPGPEPMSDLQSHDLPAAYDEAEPVPDIRYLYWQQSEPSTCHYRLSVMELRWLDRIDSSVDSRCLDFGTARARLASG, from the coding sequence GACAACTGGAATACTGGCATTGCTGTCCGGCGGTGACATGTATCAACTCCATTTCCTTAGCGTGGTGGTAATGAGTGCTGCGGTGTGTGCAATCGTCGGACTCGTCGTGATACTCGTCCACGACATCACCGGGGACGATATCGCCGCGCCGCTGGCTGGCCTGTCGATGTTCCTGTTACCGGGGTTTGCCGTTCGGCCGGCGTATGGATTCAAAGCGAAATATCTCCTCGTCCTCTGTGGGTTACTGGCGATATATCTGTACACGCGTGGCTACCCGGCACTGAGCGGCGTGGCCGCGGCAGCCAGCGTTGGCTACTGGCAGGCTGGGGTTATCTTCCCGCTGGTTGTGGTCGGTTTAGCGATCCAGCAGCGCGATATGCAGTCGCTTGAACGCGTCGTCGCAGGCGGCCTTGGTTTCACGGTCGTCATGTTGATGCCAGTGTTTCTCCTCTGGCATTCGGTCTCGGAGATGGTCGTTCAGGTTTTCCTCGTGCCATTACAAACGGAGGAACACGCGTCGTTGCTCGCTCGACTCGTCGCCGGTGTCGTCCACTTCAAATGGGCGTCACCGCTCGTCCTGCTCGGTGGGCTCGGCCTCGCACACACCACCCGATGCTGTTTCACTGGTAATGACGGCGTTGTCGGGCGTACCGACTGGTGGGTTCCGGCCGGTGCAGCGTGGTTCGCGTTTCTGATACTGTTCGTTGATTTCGAGACTGGCGGCTACACCGACCTCATTCCGGGGCTTGTGTTCGTCGCAATCGGTATCGGTATGATCGCTACGATGCTTCGTGACAGGCAACAGACGAAGTATCTCGGCCTCGCCCTCGCTCTGGTTCTCGTGGTGAACGTCGCCTTCCTCGGCAGCGTCGGCGTTGTCTTCACGTCCGTCGAAACGCCGGGACCGGAGCCGATGTCAGACCTTCAAAGCCACGACCTCCCGGCGGCCTATGATGAGGCCGAGCCGGTACCCGATATCCGGTACCTCTACTGGCAACAGAGCGAGCCGTCGACGTGTCACTACCGACTCTCGGTGATGGAACTGCGGTGGCTCGACCGAATCGACTCGTCGGTAGACAGCCGCTGTCTCGACTTTGGGACTGCCAGAGCCCGACTCGCAAGCGGCTAG